The following coding sequences lie in one Larus michahellis chromosome 29, bLarMic1.1, whole genome shotgun sequence genomic window:
- the WDR46 gene encoding LOW QUALITY PROTEIN: WD repeat-containing protein 46 (The sequence of the model RefSeq protein was modified relative to this genomic sequence to represent the inferred CDS: deleted 2 bases in 2 codons), protein MAAAVAVSGGRSRSLPRRHRAEPGPAAASNGGDSNGVSGRQDPFPGPGPAAPAPAAAVPAGGAEKAPRASSQRLRWHLKLGGQREAAAAARAARLDLLLPEEPGFLEPDPGEDTSTVTQGDIAEAVDIASAAKHFELRLEQFGPYRLDYTRNGRHLLLGGRRGHVAAMDWQTKRLMCEINVMETVTDVAWLHTESLLAVAQRRWLHVYDAQGLELNVLKRFPAVLRLQFLPYHFLLATANAQGFLQYLDVTVGQEVAAICTRGGRLGVMAQNPANAVVHLGHSNGTVTLWSPSVPEPLLRVLCHRGALRALAVDPTGTYMASAGLDRKLRVWDLRALRALQELVLPQGAGHLAFSQRGLLAAACGDLLQVYKGVGKAVAPPQLYLCIAPPAPPHGLRFCPFEDVLGAGHGQGFTSVLVPGAGEANFDALENNPYRSRRQRQEWEVKALLEKIPAELITLDPGLLGRVDTASLQQKRDERIQRLGFDPQAKGKFQPRRRAKGSGVLQRKRKVQQQEQRAVIRQSVEQREEEERKKKKKKEEEEGVGGSLPRAKRGALERFKK, encoded by the exons atggcggcggcggtggctgTGAGCGGCGGGCGTTCCCGCTCTCTGCCCCGGCGGCAccgggccgagccgggccccgcggccgccaGCAATGGCGGGGACAGCAACGGCGTGTCCGGG CGGCAGGACCCGttccccgggcccggccccgctgccccggcgcCGGCTGCGGCGGTTCCTGCGGGCGGCGCCGAGAAGGcg cCCCGGGCCAGCAGCCAGCGCCTGCGGTGGCACCTGAAgctgggggggcagcgggaggcggcggcggccgcccgggcGGCTCGGCTGGACCTgctgctccccgaggagccggg GTTCCTGGAGCCCGACCCCGGCGAGGACACCAGCACCGTCACCCAAGGGGACATCGCCGAGGCCGTGGACATCGCCAGCGCCGCCAAG CACTTTGAGCTGCGGCTGGAGCAGTTCGGGCCCTACCGGCTGGATTACACCCGCAACGGGCG gcacctgctgctggggggccggcggggccacGTGGCCGCCATGGACTGGCAGACGAAGAGGCTGATGTGCGAGATCAACGTCATGGAGACGGTGACGGACGTGGC gtgGCTGCACACGGAGTCGCTGCTGGCGGTGGCTCAGCGCCGCTGGCTCCACGTCTACGACGCGCAGGGGCTGGAGCTCAACGTCCTCAAACGCTTCCCCGCCGTCCTGCGCCTCCAGTTCCTGCCCTACCACTTCCTCCTGGCCACCGCc AACGCCCAGGGCTTCCTGCAGTACCTGGACGTGacggtggggcaggaggtggccgcCATCTGCACGCGGGGGGGGCGCCTGGGGGTGATGGCGCAGAACCCCGCCAACGCCGTCGTGCACCTGGGGCACAGCAacg ggacgGTGACGCTGTGGAGCCCCTCGGTGCCGGAGCCGCTGCTGCGGGTGCTGTGTCACCGCGGAGCCCTGCGGGCGCTGGCCGTCGACCCCACCGGCAC GTACATGGCGTCGGCGGGGCTGGACCGTAAGCTGCGGGTGTGGGACCTGCGGGCGCTGCGggcgctgcaggagctggtgctgCCGCAGGGCGCCGGGCACCTGGCCTTCAGCCAGCGGGGGCTGCTGGCCGCCGCCTGCGGGGACCTGCTGCAG GTGTACAAGGGGGTGGGGAAGGCGGTGGCCCCCCCCCAGCTCTACCTCTGC atcgccccccccgcccccccccacggCCTCCGCTTCTGCCCCTTCGAGGACGTCCTGGGCGCCGGCCACGGGCAGGGCTTCACCAGCGTCCTGGTGCCAG GTGCCGGCGAGGCCAATTTC GACGCGCTGGAGAACAACCCCTATCGcagccggcggcagcggcaggagTGGGAGGTGAAGGCGCTGCTGGAGAAG atcccgGCGGAGCTGATCACGCTGGACCCGGGGCTGCTGGGGCGCGTGGACACGGCCAGCCTGCAGCAGAAGCGGGACGAGCGCATCCAGCGCCTG ggcttcgACCCCCAGGCCAAGGGCAAGTTCCAGCCGCGGCGGCGAGCCAAGGGCAGCGGCGTCCTGCAGCGCAAGAGGAaggtgcagcagcaggagcagcgg gccgtcATCCGGCAGAGCGTggagcagcgggaggaggaggagaggaagaagaagaagaagaaggaggaggaggaaggtgtgggGGGGTCGCTCCCCCGGGCCAAGCGGGGGGCGCTCGAGCGCttcaagaaataa